A portion of the Sphaerochaeta pleomorpha str. Grapes genome contains these proteins:
- a CDS encoding TRAP transporter large permease, whose amino-acid sequence MSFPLFITLFVFVLIFLLRMPIAFGMLASAACYLLVKGGDLSLVINQVMNTYYTNYVIIAVPLFIFTANIMNSGKVTDMIFNFAGGLCGRMRGSLGQVNVIASLIFSGMTGSAIADAAGLGKIEIAAMKDQGYDAEFACAITAASATIGPIFPPSIPLVIYAMLSSTSVGALFMGGMIPAILLTGFLMIYVALVARKRDYPRGAKIVWSVFLKATFRAILGLLTPVILLVGIYTGIMTPTEAGAIAGFYALIISVFAYKAIGWKEFFAVLKLSVRDIGATSIMIGAATIISYIVAREQLALNIGNWILSITSGKYGFLFLVNVVILILGMFMDTSTIQLVFVPIMIPVARALGIDMVHFGLVVTFNMMVGLSTPPFGMLLFITSGISGTPLKGVMKEIIWPLVAMILVLIIITYFPEVTLFLPRAAGLI is encoded by the coding sequence ATGAGTTTTCCCCTATTTATCACCTTATTCGTATTTGTTCTCATTTTCCTATTGAGAATGCCTATTGCCTTTGGCATGTTGGCCTCTGCCGCCTGTTATCTGTTAGTGAAAGGTGGGGATTTGAGCCTGGTAATCAATCAGGTTATGAATACCTATTACACAAACTATGTAATCATCGCTGTTCCTCTCTTTATATTCACTGCGAATATAATGAACTCGGGGAAAGTCACCGATATGATTTTCAATTTTGCCGGTGGCCTCTGTGGCCGGATGAGAGGTTCTCTCGGACAGGTAAATGTCATTGCTTCCCTCATTTTCTCGGGAATGACAGGATCGGCGATAGCTGATGCCGCAGGCCTTGGGAAAATCGAGATTGCTGCAATGAAAGACCAAGGCTACGATGCTGAGTTTGCCTGTGCCATAACTGCAGCCTCGGCGACAATCGGTCCCATTTTCCCTCCTTCGATTCCCCTGGTTATCTATGCGATGCTGTCAAGCACTTCTGTCGGGGCATTGTTTATGGGAGGTATGATTCCTGCCATTCTCCTTACAGGTTTTCTTATGATATATGTTGCCCTCGTGGCGAGGAAAAGAGATTATCCCCGCGGAGCCAAGATAGTCTGGAGCGTATTCTTGAAGGCCACCTTCAGGGCAATCCTTGGATTGCTTACCCCGGTGATTTTGCTTGTGGGAATCTATACGGGTATCATGACTCCTACCGAGGCCGGTGCCATAGCAGGTTTCTATGCTCTGATTATTTCTGTCTTTGCCTACAAGGCAATCGGCTGGAAGGAATTTTTTGCAGTCTTGAAACTTTCTGTGAGGGATATCGGGGCAACCAGCATCATGATCGGTGCAGCTACTATTATCAGTTATATCGTAGCAAGGGAGCAGTTGGCTCTCAATATCGGTAACTGGATTTTAAGTATTACCTCCGGAAAGTATGGATTCTTGTTCCTTGTGAATGTGGTTATCCTCATCCTCGGGATGTTTATGGATACTTCTACGATTCAGCTGGTATTTGTTCCTATCATGATTCCCGTTGCCAGGGCTTTGGGTATCGACATGGTGCATTTTGGCTTGGTCGTAACGTTTAACATGATGGTAGGGCTTTCAACACCTCCGTTTGGAATGTTGCTGTTCATTACTTCAGGGATATCGGGCACTCCGCTCAAAGGAGTCATGAAAGAAATCATCTGGCCTTTGGTGGCAATGATATTGGTTCTGATAATAATTACCTATTTCCCGGAAGTCACGTTGTTCCTTCCGAGAGCTGCTGGTCTGATTTAA
- a CDS encoding dihydrodipicolinate synthase family protein, translating to MDSSYRGCWPTMITPFTADNKIDFKGVTALVEWYIDHGCDGIFAVCQSSEMFFLSEQEKFDLAKAVKDAAEGRVKVIASGHTADDHGKQIEQLARMAETGVDAVVLVANRMAQEQEGSEVFEKNANDIFRQLPEVTFGLYECPYPYLRLLTDEFLSDCAKTGKLVFLKDVSCSNEIEERRIKLVQGTNLALFNANTSTLLDSLIAGYHGYNGVMANFHIDLYKWMYDHFKTEPELAREVSDFLTVAGVSEARAYPVNAKYHFDKTDIPMSLVTRSKSISLLNENARHEIDSLIRMEKAMRTKLGLKG from the coding sequence ATGGATTCTTCCTATAGGGGCTGCTGGCCCACCATGATTACCCCCTTTACTGCGGATAATAAAATAGATTTCAAAGGCGTAACTGCTTTGGTAGAATGGTATATAGATCATGGTTGTGACGGAATTTTCGCAGTCTGCCAGTCTAGTGAAATGTTTTTTCTTTCCGAACAGGAAAAATTTGACCTTGCAAAAGCAGTTAAGGATGCGGCCGAGGGCAGGGTAAAAGTGATTGCCTCGGGACATACTGCGGATGACCATGGAAAACAAATTGAACAGCTTGCAAGAATGGCAGAGACAGGGGTCGATGCGGTTGTCCTTGTTGCAAACAGGATGGCCCAAGAGCAGGAAGGTTCTGAGGTTTTTGAAAAAAATGCCAATGACATTTTCAGGCAACTTCCCGAGGTAACCTTTGGGTTGTATGAATGCCCGTATCCCTATCTGAGATTACTCACGGATGAGTTTCTCTCTGATTGTGCCAAAACCGGGAAACTTGTGTTCCTGAAAGATGTTTCCTGTAGTAACGAAATAGAGGAACGGAGAATAAAACTGGTACAGGGGACTAACCTCGCTTTATTCAATGCAAATACCTCGACGTTGCTCGATTCTTTGATTGCAGGGTATCACGGTTATAACGGGGTGATGGCCAATTTCCATATCGACTTGTACAAGTGGATGTACGACCATTTCAAGACCGAACCGGAACTTGCCCGTGAAGTCAGCGATTTTCTCACTGTTGCCGGAGTTTCCGAAGCCCGTGCATATCCGGTGAATGCAAAATACCATTTTGACAAAACCGATATTCCTATGAGCCTGGTAACCAGATCGAAGTCAATTTCTTTGCTGAACGAAAACGCCCGGCACGAAATCGACAGCCTGATCAGGATGGAGAAGGCTATGAGAACCAAATTGGGACTCAAAGGGTAG
- a CDS encoding HpcH/HpaI aldolase family protein → MDRAQELLSRMKQGSCKVVGGHVFFTDPSISAAMATFGYDFIWIDGEHGPFDKQNLLMHVIAVNEGGSAAFVRVPVNDPAVIKPVLEMGIDGIIIPMVLTQAEAQAAVAACLYPPEGIRGFGPRRAIKYGKTDIKTYLETAKESFLRIIQIEHVTAVENIEAILCVEGLDAIIIGPNDLSASLDLLGQSTHPQVLQLGSRVIKAAKNAGKPVGVSIGPDEAVIGMWMEMGVDFISVGDDISFLQQGAARTLGFVSRQAERIV, encoded by the coding sequence ATGGACAGGGCACAAGAACTTCTCTCAAGAATGAAACAGGGCTCTTGCAAGGTGGTGGGAGGGCATGTGTTTTTTACAGATCCTTCTATCTCTGCAGCAATGGCGACTTTTGGCTATGATTTCATCTGGATTGATGGTGAGCATGGGCCGTTTGACAAACAGAATCTTTTGATGCATGTCATCGCGGTTAACGAGGGTGGCTCTGCCGCCTTCGTCCGTGTCCCGGTAAACGATCCTGCTGTTATCAAACCGGTGCTTGAAATGGGCATCGATGGCATCATTATTCCCATGGTTCTTACCCAAGCGGAAGCACAGGCAGCGGTTGCCGCCTGTTTGTATCCTCCAGAGGGAATTCGTGGATTCGGACCTAGAAGAGCCATAAAATATGGGAAAACTGACATCAAAACCTATCTGGAAACTGCAAAGGAATCTTTTTTGAGGATTATCCAGATTGAACATGTGACGGCAGTGGAAAACATTGAGGCAATCCTTTGCGTAGAAGGCCTTGATGCAATCATTATTGGGCCCAACGACCTGTCAGCCTCCTTGGATTTGCTCGGCCAGAGTACACACCCACAAGTTTTACAGCTGGGAAGCAGGGTTATCAAGGCTGCGAAAAATGCCGGGAAACCCGTAGGTGTTTCCATCGGGCCTGATGAAGCGGTTATTGGAATGTGGATGGAAATGGGAGTTGATTTCATTTCGGTTGGAGATGATATTTCCTTTTTACAGCAAGGAGCTGCTCGCACGCTTGGGTTTGTATCACGACAAGCAGAACGAATTGTCTAA
- a CDS encoding FadR/GntR family transcriptional regulator, protein MDVSDFSLSRTNLSQQVADHLEEVILASSSTRVSEKLPSEMKLAKQYNVSRPVIREALKLLQERGLVTLKNGSGAYITKPETDTVMTAVSRIMQVDNISPEELTEVRGILEMSAVELAAVHANAEQLARMDHILKLFNDKTLPLKDRVALDASFHIAIAEASGNELLTMFVEVLTSLLKEYMGKGILIQGGIDDAIDRHRKILDALSDHDVGLARLAMTEHLKVSSENVRQFDSRSQAKEN, encoded by the coding sequence ATGGATGTTTCTGATTTTTCCCTTTCCCGAACCAACCTCAGCCAGCAGGTGGCGGACCATCTCGAGGAAGTAATCCTTGCATCTTCCTCGACGAGGGTTTCGGAAAAATTGCCTTCGGAGATGAAACTTGCAAAACAATACAATGTCAGTAGACCTGTCATTCGTGAGGCCTTGAAACTATTACAGGAGCGTGGGTTGGTCACCTTGAAAAACGGTTCAGGTGCCTATATTACAAAACCGGAAACCGATACGGTCATGACTGCAGTGAGCAGAATCATGCAGGTCGATAATATTTCCCCCGAAGAATTGACGGAAGTACGTGGAATCTTGGAAATGTCGGCTGTGGAGCTTGCAGCAGTACATGCGAATGCAGAGCAACTTGCACGAATGGACCATATCCTGAAGTTGTTCAATGATAAAACCCTGCCTTTGAAAGACAGGGTAGCCCTTGACGCTTCATTTCATATCGCAATTGCCGAGGCAAGCGGAAATGAATTGCTCACGATGTTTGTCGAAGTCCTTACTTCCTTGCTCAAAGAATATATGGGTAAGGGGATTCTCATTCAAGGCGGCATCGACGATGCCATCGATCGCCACCGGAAAATCCTTGATGCCCTCTCTGATCATGATGTGGGTTTAGCCCGTTTGGCAATGACAGAGCATCTGAAGGTTTCCAGCGAAAATGTCAGACAGTTTGATTCCCGGTCACAGGCCAAGGAAAACTAA
- the amrB gene encoding AmmeMemoRadiSam system protein B, which yields MDTAFHSPRVRHAGFAGSWYPLDATELESFLEISLQEAKDRELQKGSFYPEGRFAILPHAGLSFSQRGIAPFFLHFPPQAERVLIIAPSHYTSLYSDELSVGSFDEYETPLGNLKGFSLSFGIKGGERAIQSEHAVEMVMPYLAWVVKTRKQELAVSTALVSHLSDCSKAKEIAHRLIDNLGEESLRSGKTLVIASSDFTHYGRRFAHTPYENNLPRAIFNRVKEDDLALSALLIDGNIKEALAFCENHHSTVCGLASGAIVATLATCFNAKGTLSEYYTSNDVFENEEDEFVTYSSIIWS from the coding sequence ATGGATACTGCTTTTCATTCTCCGAGAGTCAGACATGCTGGTTTTGCAGGGTCCTGGTATCCTCTTGATGCCACTGAGCTAGAGTCGTTTCTGGAGATATCCCTGCAGGAAGCAAAAGACCGGGAATTGCAAAAAGGCAGCTTTTATCCAGAGGGAAGGTTTGCAATTCTTCCCCATGCAGGACTTTCCTTCTCCCAACGTGGCATAGCTCCTTTCTTTCTCCATTTCCCACCCCAGGCAGAGCGGGTCTTAATCATCGCTCCCTCCCATTATACCTCCCTGTATTCAGATGAATTGTCAGTAGGTTCCTTTGATGAATATGAGACGCCTTTGGGCAATCTAAAGGGGTTCTCGCTTTCCTTTGGGATCAAGGGTGGGGAGCGGGCAATTCAAAGTGAACATGCCGTGGAAATGGTCATGCCCTACCTAGCTTGGGTAGTAAAAACCAGGAAACAGGAACTTGCTGTCTCCACGGCGCTGGTCTCTCATCTGAGTGACTGTTCAAAAGCAAAGGAAATTGCCCATCGGTTGATCGATAATCTCGGTGAAGAATCCTTGCGCAGTGGAAAAACCCTGGTAATCGCCAGTAGCGATTTCACCCATTACGGTCGTCGGTTTGCACATACCCCGTATGAGAACAACCTTCCCCGTGCAATTTTCAACAGGGTCAAAGAAGACGACCTGGCATTGTCAGCCTTGCTTATCGACGGAAATATCAAGGAAGCCCTGGCTTTCTGTGAGAATCATCATAGTACGGTCTGCGGCCTTGCCTCGGGAGCCATCGTAGCCACGCTTGCAACCTGTTTTAATGCGAAAGGCACCCTCAGTGAGTATTACACGTCAAATGACGTATTCGAGAATGAAGAGGATGAATTTGTTACCTATTCGAGCATCATATGGAGTTGA
- the amrA gene encoding AmmeMemoRadiSam system protein A, which produces METKDMHLLLALARETLEKTLGEDRSNYAKTIENNPSEAMKARHGAFVTLRRKGSENEGHGALRGCIGYLTGTKPLWKLVQDLVLEAAFEDPRFPPVQIEELPYLSIEISVLSPLKPIASPHQFEPGHDGIILSLGPHRAVFLPQVATEQGWGREEMLDNLCLKAGLDPSAWKDPDCHFETFRATVFSEDD; this is translated from the coding sequence ATGGAAACGAAGGATATGCATCTGCTGTTGGCCTTAGCTCGGGAAACTTTGGAGAAAACCCTTGGTGAAGATAGGTCGAACTATGCAAAAACTATCGAGAACAACCCCTCGGAGGCAATGAAAGCCCGTCATGGGGCCTTTGTAACCCTGAGAAGAAAAGGGAGCGAGAATGAAGGGCATGGTGCCTTGCGTGGTTGCATTGGCTATTTGACAGGGACGAAACCCCTTTGGAAACTCGTGCAGGATTTGGTTCTGGAAGCGGCTTTCGAGGACCCCCGGTTCCCTCCCGTCCAGATTGAAGAGCTGCCGTATCTGTCGATTGAAATCTCAGTACTCTCCCCTTTGAAACCCATTGCCTCGCCCCATCAATTTGAACCGGGACACGATGGCATCATTCTTTCACTTGGGCCACACCGTGCAGTATTCCTTCCCCAAGTCGCTACAGAACAGGGCTGGGGACGCGAAGAGATGCTTGACAACCTCTGCCTGAAAGCAGGTCTGGATCCTTCTGCATGGAAAGATCCTGATTGCCATTTTGAAACGTTTCGGGCAACCGTATTTTCGGAGGATGACTGA
- the amrS gene encoding AmmeMemoRadiSam system radical SAM enzyme encodes MHNTSCDFCWRHCSIANGKTGVCGVRKNQNGTIVTTGYGQVVSMAVDPVEKKPLYHFMPGSKTFSFALFGCNFTCSFCQNYPITQKEYISTTPIIGNEILSPSQIVTLALDSGCPSVSYTYSEPIVWQDYMIETAALAKENGLKNIMVTNGSFSKEALERVVPLIDAFNIDVKGDRAFYNQVCQADLEPVLDSIAYVVKANAHLEVTTMVIEGMHTSKMIQELGKALKELNVQVWHLSRFFPRYKFSSRKPTSEEFLSEMIEEAKLSSIPYIYGGNSARSDVTYCPSCHTLLMGSHSYEGKNTPGKYTSIKKGRCEHCGLPIYGLFP; translated from the coding sequence ATGCATAACACCTCCTGTGATTTCTGTTGGAGACATTGTTCGATTGCAAACGGAAAGACCGGGGTTTGTGGTGTGCGTAAGAACCAGAATGGCACAATCGTGACAACTGGGTATGGGCAGGTTGTCTCCATGGCAGTGGACCCAGTCGAGAAAAAACCGCTTTACCATTTTATGCCAGGGTCGAAAACCTTCTCATTTGCCCTGTTCGGTTGCAATTTCACCTGCTCTTTCTGTCAGAATTATCCCATAACGCAGAAAGAGTATATCTCTACCACTCCAATAATAGGTAATGAAATCCTTTCACCTTCCCAGATAGTAACACTGGCACTTGACTCTGGTTGTCCCTCTGTTAGCTATACCTATAGCGAGCCCATAGTCTGGCAGGATTATATGATTGAGACAGCCGCCCTTGCAAAAGAAAATGGCCTGAAAAACATTATGGTAACCAATGGTTCCTTTTCAAAGGAAGCCCTTGAAAGGGTAGTCCCACTCATTGACGCCTTCAATATTGACGTTAAGGGAGACCGCGCATTCTATAATCAAGTGTGCCAGGCTGATCTTGAACCTGTTCTCGATTCCATTGCCTATGTAGTAAAGGCAAATGCACATTTGGAGGTGACCACAATGGTCATCGAGGGCATGCATACCTCCAAGATGATACAGGAACTGGGAAAGGCCCTGAAAGAACTCAATGTTCAGGTCTGGCACCTGAGCCGATTCTTTCCCCGCTATAAATTTTCTTCTCGAAAACCGACCAGTGAAGAGTTCCTCTCTGAAATGATCGAAGAAGCAAAACTCTCCTCGATTCCCTATATCTACGGGGGTAACAGTGCAAGAAGCGATGTGACCTATTGCCCTTCCTGCCATACCCTGCTCATGGGCTCCCATTCCTACGAGGGGAAGAACACCCCAGGAAAGTACACCTCGATCAAAAAAGGGCGTTGTGAGCACTGTGGCCTACCCATATATGGGCTTTTCCCCTGA
- a CDS encoding YwbE family protein yields the protein MDGKTRSNLHAGLKVSIELKADQRTGKRTEGIVKDLLTNSPTHPHGIKVRLESGQVGRVQEILD from the coding sequence ATGGACGGAAAAACCAGAAGCAACCTACATGCAGGACTCAAAGTCTCGATAGAACTCAAGGCCGACCAGAGAACCGGGAAGCGCACGGAAGGCATTGTCAAAGACTTGCTTACCAATTCCCCTACCCATCCGCATGGGATAAAAGTGAGACTGGAGTCAGGTCAGGTAGGAAGGGTTCAGGAAATCCTCGACTGA
- a CDS encoding ABC-F family ATP-binding cassette domain-containing protein, with protein sequence MKLTGIRVAYGERVLLNNADLLIRPGDKIGLVGPNGAGKTTLLKVIAGEEKPDDGTVLADSGTVIGYFSQNVGEMSGRSALEEVLAGAGSVYEIGRKLSELEHRMADPASQMLSDAEMDLYGELQTEFLAREGYDLEYRCEAVLTGLGIGPDRFREPVENFSGGWKMRIALARILVLNPDVLLMDEPTNHLDVESIVWLEQWLRNFKGDLVMTSHDREFMTRLCSRTVEVAAGAVTTYSGDYDFYLREREIRREQLIATFNRQQARFAKDEEFIAKFAARASHASLVQSRIKALEKIERITLPAETKVMQVQFADCPRSGDQVVMMKDLGKAWKIEGKRDHEVFSGLTGAVMRGNRIALTGVNGAGKSTLLKVITGLTPPTEGTVTLGSSVNLGYFSQYSSDVLNPERTIFEEVSDRIPFATIGSIKNILGSFQFSGDDSDKKISVLSGGEKSRVMLACMLAVPVNFLVLDEPTNHLDIQSREVLLDALHRFEGTILIVSHDRYFLRHLANRVFEMDNGKLNVYEGDYSYYLHKKNMD encoded by the coding sequence ATGAAGCTTACCGGAATCAGAGTGGCCTATGGTGAACGTGTCCTGTTGAATAATGCAGATTTATTGATTCGTCCCGGGGATAAAATCGGGCTTGTTGGTCCTAATGGGGCCGGGAAGACAACCCTGTTGAAAGTAATCGCAGGGGAAGAGAAACCTGATGATGGAACTGTATTGGCTGATAGTGGGACCGTTATTGGCTATTTTTCCCAGAACGTAGGGGAAATGTCAGGGCGAAGTGCCCTTGAGGAAGTCCTTGCCGGGGCAGGTTCCGTATATGAGATAGGACGGAAACTCTCAGAGCTCGAGCACCGTATGGCAGACCCCGCCTCGCAAATGCTTTCAGATGCAGAGATGGACCTATATGGGGAACTGCAGACCGAGTTCCTTGCCCGTGAAGGTTATGATTTGGAATATAGGTGCGAGGCAGTGCTTACCGGCCTTGGCATCGGGCCTGATCGATTCCGTGAGCCTGTGGAGAATTTCTCCGGTGGTTGGAAGATGAGAATCGCATTAGCCCGGATTTTGGTCCTGAACCCCGATGTGTTGCTCATGGATGAACCGACAAACCATCTGGACGTGGAGTCGATCGTTTGGCTCGAGCAATGGCTGAGGAACTTTAAAGGTGACTTGGTGATGACCAGCCATGACCGTGAATTCATGACCAGACTCTGTTCCAGAACAGTTGAGGTGGCAGCAGGGGCGGTTACCACCTACAGCGGGGATTACGATTTTTATCTGCGGGAACGTGAGATACGGAGAGAACAGCTTATTGCAACCTTTAACCGGCAGCAGGCCAGGTTTGCCAAGGATGAGGAATTCATTGCCAAGTTTGCCGCAAGGGCCTCCCATGCCTCGCTTGTCCAGTCTCGTATCAAGGCTTTGGAGAAAATCGAAAGGATTACCCTCCCTGCAGAAACCAAGGTCATGCAGGTCCAGTTTGCCGATTGCCCGAGAAGCGGCGACCAGGTTGTCATGATGAAAGACCTTGGGAAAGCCTGGAAAATTGAAGGGAAGCGCGACCATGAGGTTTTTTCAGGTCTGACAGGGGCGGTGATGCGTGGCAACCGTATTGCACTTACTGGTGTCAACGGGGCAGGCAAATCAACCTTGCTCAAGGTTATTACCGGTTTGACTCCTCCCACTGAGGGAACCGTGACTCTCGGCTCAAGTGTAAACCTAGGCTATTTCAGCCAGTATTCTTCAGATGTATTGAATCCCGAGCGAACAATCTTTGAGGAAGTATCTGACAGGATTCCCTTTGCTACAATCGGATCGATCAAGAATATTTTGGGTTCGTTCCAGTTTTCGGGCGACGATTCGGATAAAAAGATTTCGGTCCTCAGTGGCGGGGAGAAAAGCCGGGTAATGCTGGCGTGTATGCTGGCAGTTCCGGTCAACTTCCTTGTCCTCGACGAACCTACCAACCATTTGGACATACAGAGCAGGGAAGTGTTGCTCGATGCCCTCCATCGATTTGAGGGTACCATACTCATCGTCAGCCATGACCGGTATTTTCTGCGTCATCTGGCTAACCGGGTATTCGAGATGGACAATGGGAAACTGAATGTATATGAAGGCGATTATTCGTATTATTTGCACAAAAAGAATATGGATTAG
- a CDS encoding C-GCAxxG-C-C family protein, producing the protein MENAFVEKARENHEKGYNCAQSVACAFLPVLSIDESTLFSVMEGFGGGMGGNEATCGALSGAVAVASLLTSSGKVENLTKAKTYELAKQMVELFEQRTQSLVCKELKGTESGVALRSCPLCIEDAVLIAQQVLHIE; encoded by the coding sequence ATGGAAAACGCATTTGTAGAGAAGGCAAGGGAGAATCATGAGAAGGGATATAACTGTGCACAGTCTGTAGCCTGTGCCTTTTTGCCTGTTCTCTCCATCGACGAGAGTACCTTGTTTTCTGTCATGGAAGGCTTTGGTGGCGGGATGGGTGGCAACGAGGCAACCTGTGGCGCACTAAGCGGGGCAGTGGCAGTGGCATCGCTTCTGACAAGCAGTGGAAAAGTTGAAAACCTTACCAAGGCCAAGACCTATGAACTTGCAAAGCAGATGGTCGAACTGTTTGAACAAAGGACACAGAGTCTTGTCTGCAAGGAGCTCAAAGGAACTGAGAGCGGTGTTGCCTTGCGTAGCTGTCCCCTCTGCATTGAAGACGCAGTACTCATTGCACAGCAAGTACTTCATATCGAATAG
- the purE gene encoding 5-(carboxyamino)imidazole ribonucleotide mutase: MMKVAIVMGSDSDLPLMKKAFKVLEDFQIPYDAHIYSAHRTPVQAIEFASTAASSGYGVIIAGAGKAAHLAGILAANTILPVIGVPISASLGGFDALLSTVQMPTGIPVATVAVDGAGNAALLAAQILALGDKELSAKLSKNRIAMEQSVLKKNDELEQSFTK; this comes from the coding sequence ATGATGAAAGTTGCCATTGTGATGGGAAGTGACAGCGATTTGCCCTTAATGAAAAAAGCTTTCAAGGTACTTGAAGACTTTCAGATACCCTATGACGCGCACATCTACTCTGCCCATAGGACTCCGGTCCAGGCAATTGAGTTTGCCTCAACAGCCGCATCCAGTGGCTATGGGGTGATCATAGCAGGGGCGGGAAAAGCCGCCCACCTTGCAGGGATTCTTGCAGCAAACACCATCCTGCCAGTCATAGGGGTGCCCATATCGGCCTCGCTTGGAGGATTCGACGCCCTGCTCTCCACAGTGCAGATGCCCACGGGTATACCCGTAGCGACTGTCGCGGTCGATGGGGCGGGCAATGCAGCCTTGCTTGCTGCACAGATCCTTGCCCTTGGGGACAAGGAGCTGTCGGCAAAACTCTCCAAGAACCGGATAGCCATGGAGCAATCGGTACTTAAAAAGAATGATGAACTTGAACAAAGCTTTACAAAATAA
- the purC gene encoding phosphoribosylaminoimidazolesuccinocarboxamide synthase, translated as MVKTKQLYEGKAKKVYATNEDGVYIVSYKDDATAFNGLKKGTIEGKGSINNRVSNHLMGLLHQSGIPTHFIEELNERETAVRAVQIVPLEVIVRNIAAGSLSKRLGLEEGTKLKTTVLEYCYKNDDLGDPMLNEYHIKAMELATEDELAIISSYSFEINKILSEYLLDLGIELVDFKLEFGRADDGSIILADEISPDTCRFWDSKTKTKLDKDRFRRDLGNVEDAYKEILKRLMGV; from the coding sequence ATGGTCAAGACCAAGCAGTTGTACGAAGGGAAAGCCAAGAAAGTATACGCTACCAATGAAGACGGGGTGTATATTGTCTCGTATAAAGACGATGCCACGGCCTTCAACGGGTTGAAGAAAGGGACCATCGAGGGGAAAGGTTCCATCAACAACAGGGTAAGCAATCACCTCATGGGGCTTTTGCACCAGAGTGGAATCCCCACGCATTTTATTGAGGAACTCAACGAACGGGAAACCGCAGTGAGAGCAGTGCAGATAGTTCCCCTGGAAGTTATCGTACGCAACATTGCAGCCGGTTCCCTGTCCAAGCGCCTTGGCCTTGAGGAAGGTACCAAACTCAAAACCACGGTTTTGGAATATTGCTATAAAAACGACGACCTAGGCGATCCCATGCTCAATGAGTACCACATTAAGGCAATGGAATTGGCCACTGAAGACGAATTGGCCATCATCTCCTCCTATAGCTTCGAGATAAACAAGATACTGAGTGAATATCTGCTCGACCTTGGTATCGAATTGGTCGACTTCAAGTTGGAATTTGGTCGCGCTGATGACGGTTCGATTATCCTAGCCGATGAGATTTCTCCCGATACCTGCCGGTTCTGGGACAGCAAGACCAAGACCAAGCTTGACAAGGACCGGTTCAGACGTGACCTCGGAAATGTTGAAGATGCCTACAAGGAAATTCTCAAGCGACTCATGGGAGTATAA